Proteins found in one Aneurinibacillus uraniidurans genomic segment:
- a CDS encoding VOC family protein has translation MAVKRIEHVGIMVKDIEKSIQFYQEVIGLELIKRMGHPNPNLTLAFLGFEESQETIVELIQGYNSDLPTEGKVHHICFKVDNLDEEIERLKSLNVKFLLTEEIETLPDGSRYIFFAGVDGEWIEFLETTR, from the coding sequence ATGGCTGTGAAAAGAATCGAACATGTTGGAATTATGGTAAAAGATATTGAGAAATCCATTCAGTTTTATCAGGAGGTTATTGGCCTAGAACTAATCAAAAGAATGGGTCATCCTAATCCCAATCTTACATTAGCGTTTCTCGGATTTGAAGAATCGCAAGAAACAATCGTGGAGCTAATTCAAGGCTATAACAGTGATTTGCCTACAGAGGGAAAAGTACATCATATTTGTTTTAAAGTGGACAACCTTGATGAGGAAATCGAGCGCTTGAAAAGTTTAAATGTAAAGTTCTTGTTGACAGAGGAGATCGAAACGCTTCCAGACGGTTCCCGATATATTTTCTTCGCGGGGGTAGATGGGGAATGGATCGAGTTTCTTGAAACTACTCGTTAA
- a CDS encoding cadherin-like beta sandwich domain-containing protein, producing MFFITAFPVQASSNLIFDFEGPNYDSSQTVSQTKSGETIQLKTTGGALISDDGSNYGVNRAGNVTGNFAYVDPYSPGAVKVVISLQSGNLFNLDSMDILEVIGQSEYVYIDAKNGSTSKGTIYYPIGGRGGTSISASNNARFQNITSVEITAFRPDVGDNTFFLGFDNINLSNIHSPLSSNANLSNLSLSDITLSPAFSPVTTNYTASVGNSTSSTTVTPTVADATATVTINGVTVTSGSSSGSIPLNVGSNTITVVVTAQDGTTKTYQVTVTRDATVLSSNANLSTLTLSAGILTPNFDSSTTTYTASVGNSTSNITVTPTVANPTATVKVNGATVTSGSSSGSIPLNEGSNTIMLVVTAQDGTTKTYQVTVTRSLNANLSTLTLSAGTLTPNFDSSTTTYTASVGDSISSITVTPIVADPTATVKVNGATVMSGSSSGSIPLNVGLNTITAVVTAQDGTTKTYKVTVSKVQSSNLIFDFEGSNYDSSQTVSQTKSGETIQLKTTGGALISDDGSNYGVNRAGNVTGNFAYVDPYSPGAVKVVISLQSGNLFNLDSMDILEVIGQSEYVYIDAKNGSTSKGTIYYPIGGRGGTSISASNNARFQNITSVEITAFRPDVGDNTFFLGFDNINLSNIHSPLSSNANLSNLSLSDITLSPAFSPVTTNYTASVGNSTSSTTVTPTVADATATVTINGVTVTSGSSSGSIPLNVGSNTITVVVTAQDGTTKTYQVTVTRDATVLSSNANLSTLTLSAGILTPNFDSSTTTYTASVGNSTSNITVTPTVANPTATVKVNGATVTSGSSSGSIPLNEGSNTIMLVVTAQDGTTKTYQVTVTRSLNANLSTLTLSAGTLTPNFDSSTTTYTASVGDSISSITVTPIVADPTATVKVNGATVMSGSSSGSIPLNVGLNTITAVVTAQDGTTKTYKVTVSKVQSSNLIFDFEGSNYDSSQTVSQTKSGETIQLKTTGGALISDDGSNYGVNRAGNVTGNFAYVDPYSPGAVKVVISLQSGNLFNLDSMDILEVIGQSEYVYIDAKNGSTSKGTIYYPIGGRGGTSISASNNARFQNITSVEITAFRPDVGDNTFFLGFDNINLSNIHSPLSSNANLSNLSLSDITLSPAFSPVTTNYTASVGNSTSSTTVTPTVADATATVTINGVTVTSGSSSGSIPLNEGSNTITVVVTAQDGTTKPYTIAVTRAASLSSNADLSSLTLSAGTLSPTFTAGMTSYTASVGNSTSSINVTPTLADSNATVTVNGNAVTSGIAYMVPLTVGSNTITVVVTAQDGTTKTYTITVTRAAALSTNADLSNLVFSQGTLSPAFSSGTTSYTASVGNAVSSLTITPTLSDSNATVTVNGTAVTNGTASGGIALTVGSNTITVVVTAQDGTTKTYTITVTRAAALSTNADLGNLVFSQGTLSPAFSSGTTSYTASVGNSVTSLTITPTLSDSNATVTVNGTAVTNGTASGGIALTVGSNTITVVVTAQDGTTKTYTITVTRAEALSTNADLSNLVFSQGTLSPAFSSGTTSYTASVGNSVTSLTITPTLSDSNATVTVNGTAVTNGTASGGIALTVGSNTITVVVTAQDGTTKTYTITVTRAAALSTNADLGNLVFSQGTLSPAFSSGTTSYTASVGNAVSSLTVTPTLSDSNAMITVNGTAVTNGTASGGIALTVGSNTITVEVTAQDGTTKTYTITVTRAAALSTNADLSNLVFSQGTLSPAFSSGTTSYTASVGNSVTSLTVTPTLSDSNATITVNGTAVTNGTASGGIALTVGSNTITVVVTAQDGTTKTYTITVTRAAALSTNADLSNLVFSQGTLSPAFSSGTTSYTASVGNSVTSLTVTPTLSDSNATITVNGTAVTNGTASGGIALTVGSNTITVVVTAQDGTTKTYTITVTRAAALSTNADLSNLVFSQGTLSPAFSSGTTSYTVSVGNSVTSLTVTPTLSDSNATITVNGTAVTNGTASGGIALTVGSNTITVVVTAQDGTTKTYTITVTRAAALSTNADLSNLVFSQGTLSPAFSSGTTSYTASVGNSVTSLTVTPTLSDSNATITVNGTAVTNGTASGGIALTVGSNTITVVVTAQDGTTKTYTITVTRAAALSTNADLSNLVFSQGTLSPAFSSGTTSYTVSVGNSVTSLTVTPTLSDSNATVTVNGTVVTNGTASGGIALTVGSNTITVEVTAQDGTTKTYTITVTRAEALSTNADLSNLVFSQGTLSPAFSSGTTSYTVSVGNSVTSLTVTPTLSDSNATVTVNGTVVTNGTASGGIALTVGSNTITVVVKAQDGMTTKTYTITITKVVIPSTGGGSGGGSSTPSTPNNGVDVLVNEKVENVGTATTTKVNGQTVTTVAVDAKKLEEKLAAEGQHIVITIPVNTKNDVVVGELTGQMVKNMEQKQAVVEIKTENATYTLPAQQINIDAISDQVGKGVALQDIKIHIEIAKPTAETMKVVENAAAKGKFTIVAPPLNFTVTGTYGDRTIDVAKFNAYVERTIAIPDGVDPNKITTAIVVDSDGTVRHVPTKVVAIDGKYYVKVNSLTNSTYSVVWHPVAFQDVEHHWAKATVNDMGSRMVIGGVRNDKFNPDQDITRAEFAAIVVRGLGLKPESSSSPFTDVKTTDWYSSTVQTAYVSKLIGGFTDGTFRPNDKITREQAMVIIAKAMKTTGLQTKLQAKEAGELLQPFTDANKASEWAKSSLADCLQAGLISGRNGKQLAPKEYITRSEVAALVQRLLQNSELI from the coding sequence ATGTTTTTTATTACTGCTTTTCCCGTTCAGGCAAGTAGCAATTTAATTTTTGACTTTGAAGGGCCTAACTATGATTCATCACAAACAGTATCTCAGACCAAATCTGGAGAAACGATTCAGTTAAAGACTACCGGGGGAGCACTGATAAGTGATGACGGCTCAAATTATGGAGTTAATCGAGCGGGCAATGTTACTGGAAATTTTGCCTATGTTGATCCTTATAGCCCTGGGGCTGTCAAGGTGGTTATTTCTCTTCAGAGTGGAAACTTGTTTAATCTGGATTCAATGGATATTCTAGAGGTTATTGGGCAATCAGAGTATGTCTATATAGATGCCAAAAACGGTTCGACAAGTAAAGGCACTATATATTATCCCATTGGAGGTAGAGGCGGTACTAGTATTAGCGCTTCAAATAACGCCAGATTCCAAAATATCACTAGTGTTGAAATTACAGCGTTCAGACCAGATGTAGGAGATAATACTTTTTTTCTAGGGTTTGACAATATTAACCTCAGTAATATTCATTCTCCCTTAAGTAGCAATGCAAATTTAAGTAACCTATCGCTTTCTGATATCACGTTAAGCCCAGCCTTCTCACCGGTGACGACCAACTATACCGCAAGTGTAGGGAACAGTACAAGTAGCACTACTGTTACTCCTACGGTAGCGGATGCAACAGCAACCGTAACGATAAATGGGGTTACGGTGACGAGTGGTAGCTCATCCGGATCCATTCCTCTAAATGTTGGATCAAATACCATCACGGTCGTTGTTACTGCTCAAGATGGTACGACGAAGACGTACCAGGTGACGGTCACACGAGATGCTACAGTTTTGTCTTCAAACGCGAACCTAAGTACCCTGACGTTGAGCGCCGGGATATTAACTCCTAATTTTGATTCCAGCACGACCACCTATACCGCAAGTGTAGGGAACAGTACAAGTAACATTACAGTTACACCAACAGTTGCTAATCCTACAGCAACAGTAAAAGTCAATGGCGCGACGGTGACGAGTGGGAGTTCATCCGGATCCATTCCTCTAAATGAGGGATCGAATACCATCATGTTAGTCGTTACAGCTCAAGATGGTACGACGAAGACGTATCAGGTAACGGTCACACGATCTTTAAACGCGAACCTAAGTACCCTGACGTTGAGTGCCGGGACATTAACCCCTAATTTTGACTCCAGCACGACTACCTATACCGCAAGTGTAGGAGACAGTATAAGTAGCATTACAGTCACACCAATAGTTGCTGATCCTACAGCAACAGTAAAAGTCAATGGCGCGACGGTGATGAGTGGTAGCTCATCCGGATCTATTCCTCTAAATGTGGGATTGAATACCATCACGGCTGTCGTTACTGCTCAAGACGGTACAACCAAGACTTACAAAGTGACTGTATCAAAAGTACAATCGAGCAATTTAATTTTTGACTTTGAAGGGTCTAACTATGATTCATCACAAACAGTATCTCAGACCAAATCTGGAGAAACGATTCAGTTAAAGACTACCGGGGGAGCACTGATAAGTGATGACGGCTCAAATTATGGAGTTAATCGAGCGGGCAATGTTACTGGAAATTTTGCCTATGTTGATCCTTATAGCCCTGGGGCTGTCAAGGTGGTTATTTCTCTTCAGAGTGGAAACTTGTTTAATCTGGATTCAATGGATATTCTAGAGGTTATTGGGCAATCAGAGTATGTCTATATAGATGCCAAAAACGGTTCGACAAGTAAAGGCACTATATATTATCCCATTGGAGGTAGAGGCGGTACTAGTATTAGCGCTTCAAATAACGCCAGATTCCAAAATATCACTAGTGTTGAAATTACAGCGTTCAGACCAGATGTAGGAGATAATACTTTTTTTCTAGGGTTTGACAATATTAACCTCAGTAATATTCATTCTCCCTTAAGTAGCAATGCAAATTTAAGTAACCTATCGCTTTCTGATATCACGTTAAGCCCAGCCTTCTCACCGGTGACGACCAACTATACCGCAAGTGTAGGGAACAGTACAAGTAGCACTACTGTTACTCCTACGGTAGCGGATGCAACAGCAACCGTAACGATAAATGGGGTTACGGTGACGAGTGGTAGCTCATCCGGATCCATTCCTCTAAATGTTGGATCAAATACCATCACGGTCGTTGTTACTGCTCAAGATGGTACGACGAAGACGTACCAGGTGACGGTCACACGAGATGCTACAGTTTTGTCTTCAAACGCGAACCTAAGTACCCTGACGTTGAGCGCCGGGATATTAACTCCTAATTTTGATTCCAGCACGACCACCTATACCGCAAGTGTAGGGAACAGTACAAGTAACATTACAGTTACACCAACAGTTGCTAATCCTACAGCAACAGTAAAAGTCAATGGCGCGACGGTGACGAGTGGGAGTTCATCCGGATCCATTCCTCTAAATGAGGGATCGAATACCATCATGTTAGTCGTTACAGCTCAAGATGGTACGACGAAGACGTATCAGGTAACGGTCACACGATCTTTAAACGCGAACCTAAGTACCCTGACGTTGAGTGCCGGGACATTAACCCCTAATTTTGACTCCAGCACGACTACCTATACCGCAAGTGTAGGAGACAGTATAAGTAGCATTACAGTCACACCAATAGTTGCTGATCCTACAGCAACAGTAAAAGTCAATGGCGCGACGGTGATGAGTGGTAGCTCATCCGGATCTATTCCTCTAAATGTGGGATTGAATACCATCACGGCTGTCGTTACTGCTCAAGACGGTACAACCAAGACTTACAAAGTGACTGTATCAAAAGTACAATCGAGCAATTTAATTTTTGACTTTGAAGGGTCTAACTATGATTCATCACAAACAGTATCTCAGACCAAATCTGGAGAAACGATTCAGTTAAAGACTACCGGGGGAGCACTGATAAGTGATGACGGCTCAAATTATGGAGTTAATCGAGCGGGCAATGTTACTGGAAATTTTGCCTATGTTGATCCTTATAGCCCTGGGGCTGTCAAGGTGGTTATTTCTCTTCAGAGTGGAAACTTGTTTAATCTGGATTCAATGGATATTCTAGAGGTTATTGGGCAATCAGAGTATGTCTATATAGATGCCAAAAACGGTTCGACAAGTAAAGGCACTATATATTATCCCATTGGAGGTAGAGGCGGTACTAGTATTAGCGCTTCAAATAACGCCAGATTCCAAAATATCACTAGTGTTGAAATTACAGCGTTCAGACCAGATGTAGGAGATAATACTTTTTTTCTAGGGTTTGACAATATTAACCTCAGTAATATTCATTCTCCCTTAAGTAGCAATGCAAATTTAAGTAACCTATCGCTTTCTGATATCACGTTAAGCCCAGCCTTCTCACCGGTGACGACCAACTATACCGCAAGTGTAGGGAACAGTACAAGTAGCACTACTGTTACTCCTACGGTAGCGGATGCAACAGCAACCGTAACGATAAATGGGGTTACGGTGACGAGTGGTAGCTCATCCGGATCCATTCCTCTAAATGAGGGATCGAATACCATCACGGTCGTCGTTACAGCTCAAGATGGTACGACCAAACCCTATACCATTGCCGTCACGCGTGCTGCCTCGTTGTCGAGCAATGCGGATTTGAGCAGTTTAACGTTGAGTGCAGGTACCCTTAGTCCGACATTTACGGCAGGTATGACGAGCTACACAGCAAGTGTGGGCAACAGTACGTCCAGCATCAATGTCACACCAACGCTAGCAGATAGCAATGCAACCGTGACAGTGAACGGAAATGCAGTGACCAGCGGAATTGCTTACATGGTTCCGTTGACCGTCGGTTCAAACACCATCACCGTGGTGGTTACAGCCCAAGATGGTACGACGAAGACGTACACGATTACGGTAACGCGTGCAGCGGCTCTTTCTACCAATGCAGACTTGAGCAATCTCGTTTTCAGTCAAGGCACCTTGTCACCAGCTTTTAGTTCCGGTACGACTTCGTATACCGCCAGCGTAGGGAATGCTGTTTCCAGTCTGACGATCACGCCGACTCTGTCGGACTCGAACGCAACGGTTACGGTGAACGGCACCGCGGTGACGAATGGTACTGCTTCTGGTGGGATCGCTTTGACCGTCGGTTCAAACACCATCACCGTGGTGGTTACAGCCCAAGATGGTACGACGAAGACGTACACGATTACGGTAACGCGTGCAGCGGCTCTTTCTACTAATGCAGACTTAGGCAATCTCGTTTTCAGTCAAGGCACCTTGTCACCAGCTTTTAGTTCCGGTACGACTTCGTATACCGCCAGCGTAGGGAACTCGGTTACCAGTCTGACGATCACGCCGACTCTGTCGGACTCGAACGCAACGGTTACGGTGAACGGCACTGCGGTGACGAATGGTACTGCTTCTGGTGGGATCGCTTTGACCGTCGGTTCAAACACCATCACCGTGGTGGTTACAGCCCAAGATGGTACGACGAAGACGTACACGATTACGGTAACGCGTGCAGAGGCTCTTTCTACTAATGCAGACTTGAGCAATCTCGTTTTCAGTCAAGGCACCTTGTCACCAGCTTTTAGTTCCGGTACGACTTCGTATACCGCCAGCGTAGGGAACTCGGTTACCAGTCTGACGATCACGCCGACTCTGTCGGACTCGAACGCAACGGTTACGGTGAACGGCACTGCGGTGACGAATGGTACTGCTTCTGGTGGGATCGCTTTGACCGTCGGTTCAAACACCATCACCGTGGTGGTTACAGCCCAAGATGGTACGACGAAGACGTACACGATTACGGTAACGCGTGCAGCGGCTCTTTCTACCAATGCAGACTTAGGCAATCTCGTTTTCAGTCAAGGCACCTTGTCACCAGCTTTTAGTTCCGGTACGACTTCGTATACCGCCAGCGTAGGGAATGCTGTTTCCAGTCTGACGGTCACACCGACTCTGTCGGACTCGAACGCAATGATTACGGTGAACGGCACCGCGGTGACGAATGGTACTGCTTCTGGTGGGATCGCTTTGACCGTCGGTTCAAACACCATCACCGTGGAGGTTACAGCTCAGGATGGTACGACGAAGACGTACACGATTACGGTAACGCGTGCAGCGGCTCTTTCTACTAATGCAGACTTGAGCAATCTCGTTTTCAGTCAAGGCACCTTGTCACCAGCTTTTAGTTCCGGTACGACTTCGTATACCGCCAGCGTAGGGAACTCGGTTACCAGTCTGACGGTCACACCGACTCTGTCGGACTCGAACGCAACGATTACGGTGAACGGCACCGCGGTGACGAATGGTACTGCTTCTGGTGGGATCGCTTTGACCGTCGGTTCAAACACCATCACCGTGGTGGTTACAGCCCAAGATGGTACGACGAAGACGTACACGATTACGGTAACGCGTGCAGCGGCTCTTTCTACTAATGCAGACTTGAGCAATCTCGTTTTCAGTCAAGGCACCTTGTCACCAGCTTTTAGTTCCGGTACGACTTCGTATACCGCCAGCGTAGGGAACTCGGTTACCAGTCTGACGGTCACACCGACTCTGTCGGACTCGAACGCAACGATTACGGTGAACGGCACCGCGGTGACGAATGGTACTGCTTCTGGTGGGATCGCTTTGACCGTCGGTTCAAACACCATCACCGTGGTGGTTACAGCCCAAGATGGTACGACGAAGACGTACACGATTACGGTAACGCGTGCAGCGGCTCTTTCTACTAATGCAGACTTGAGCAATCTCGTTTTCAGTCAAGGCACCTTGTCACCAGCTTTTAGTTCCGGTACGACTTCGTATACCGTCAGCGTAGGGAACTCGGTTACCAGTCTGACGGTCACACCGACTCTGTCGGACTCGAACGCAACGATTACGGTGAACGGCACCGCGGTGACGAATGGTACTGCTTCTGGTGGGATCGCTTTGACCGTCGGTTCAAACACCATCACCGTGGTGGTTACAGCCCAAGATGGTACGACGAAGACGTACACGATTACGGTAACGCGTGCAGCGGCTCTTTCTACTAATGCAGACTTGAGCAATCTCGTTTTCAGTCAAGGCACCTTGTCACCAGCTTTTAGTTCCGGTACGACTTCGTATACCGCCAGCGTAGGGAACTCGGTTACCAGTCTGACGGTCACACCGACTCTGTCGGACTCGAACGCAACGATTACGGTGAACGGCACCGCGGTGACGAATGGTACTGCTTCTGGTGGGATCGCTTTGACCGTCGGTTCAAACACCATCACCGTGGTGGTTACAGCCCAAGATGGTACGACGAAGACGTACACGATTACGGTAACGCGTGCAGCGGCTCTTTCTACTAATGCAGACTTGAGCAATCTCGTTTTCAGTCAAGGCACCTTGTCACCAGCTTTTAGTTCCGGTACGACTTCGTATACCGTCAGCGTAGGGAACTCGGTTACCAGTCTGACGGTCACGCCGACTCTGTCGGACTCGAACGCAACGGTTACGGTGAACGGCACTGTGGTGACGAATGGTACTGCTTCTGGTGGGATCGCTTTGACCGTCGGTTCAAACACCATCACCGTGGAGGTTACAGCTCAGGATGGTACGACGAAGACGTACACGATTACGGTAACGCGTGCAGAGGCTCTTTCTACTAATGCAGACTTGAGCAATCTCGTTTTCAGTCAAGGCACCTTGTCACCAGCTTTTAGTTCCGGTACGACTTCGTATACCGTCAGCGTAGGGAACTCGGTTACCAGTCTGACGGTCACGCCGACTCTGTCGGACTCGAACGCAACGGTTACGGTGAACGGCACTGTGGTGACGAATGGTACTGCTTCTGGTGGGATCGCTTTGACCGTCGGTTCAAACACCATCACTGTGGTGGTTAAAGCTCAGGATGGCATGACAACGAAGACGTACACGATTACGATTACAAAAGTTGTTATACCATCTACGGGTGGAGGAAGTGGTGGCGGTAGCTCTACTCCAAGTACGCCAAACAACGGAGTTGACGTGTTGGTCAATGAAAAGGTTGAAAATGTAGGAACCGCAACCACAACCAAAGTGAATGGTCAGACGGTAACGACTGTCGCAGTGGATGCGAAGAAGTTAGAAGAGAAACTGGCAGCGGAAGGGCAGCATATCGTGATTACGATTCCGGTTAATACGAAGAACGATGTCGTAGTCGGCGAACTAACGGGCCAGATGGTTAAAAACATGGAACAAAAGCAGGCGGTTGTGGAAATTAAAACCGAGAATGCGACGTATACTCTACCTGCCCAGCAAATTAATATTGATGCGATATCCGATCAAGTTGGAAAGGGTGTTGCTCTTCAAGATATTAAAATCCATATCGAAATCGCCAAACCGACAGCGGAAACGATGAAAGTGGTGGAAAACGCCGCAGCGAAAGGAAAATTTACGATTGTTGCCCCGCCGCTCAATTTTACGGTCACAGGCACATATGGAGATAGAACGATTGATGTTGCTAAATTTAACGCGTATGTGGAACGGACGATTGCGATTCCAGATGGTGTAGACCCGAATAAAATTACAACGGCGATTGTAGTGGACTCTGATGGAACCGTACGCCATGTTCCAACGAAAGTTGTTGCGATCGATGGGAAGTATTATGTTAAGGTGAACAGCTTGACGAACAGTACGTACTCTGTCGTCTGGCATCCGGTCGCATTCCAGGATGTCGAGCATCACTGGGCGAAAGCAACCGTAAATGATATGGGCTCCCGGATGGTGATAGGCGGCGTACGTAACGATAAGTTTAATCCTGACCAAGATATTACACGTGCGGAGTTTGCAGCGATTGTCGTTCGAGGTCTTGGACTTAAACCAGAGAGCAGTTCCAGTCCATTTACGGATGTAAAGACTACGGATTGGTACAGTAGCACGGTTCAAACGGCCTATGTATCGAAATTAATCGGTGGATTTACAGATGGTACATTCCGTCCGAATGATAAAATCACACGGGAACAGGCGATGGTGATTATCGCAAAGGCGATGAAAACAACCGGTCTTCAAACGAAACTTCAGGCGAAAGAAGCCGGAGAACTGTTGCAGCCATTCACGGATGCGAACAAAGCGTCAGAGTGGGCGAAGAGCAGCCTGGCAGATTGCCTGCAGGCAGGGCTTATATCTGGTAGAAACGGAAAGCAATTGGCACCAAAAGAATACATCACAAGATCTGAGGTTGCCGCTCTTGTTCAGCGACTTCTCCAGAATTCCGAGCTAATTTAA
- a CDS encoding ATP-binding protein, translated as MKERIIENIASETGQEQFLQIIMNSIPDFVNLKDKDGRWLFANQAAIRTFRMEGDIYKGKTDVELEPYCALSYDELLHCEKTDEQAWKNGGETRFEEVFVNEDGETTIFDVIKIPIFHHNGERQFLLVISRDITIRKHAEEVIQKVHTLNIIGELAAGVAHEIRNPLTSLKGFTQLLHRDIGERKDYAQIMMEELKRIEEITTEFLMLAKPQKIKYQQENIISIINRSITLVNQQAILKNIEVELDFELNIHNIQCEANHLNQVFINVLKNAIDSMEGQGKVTVRVKVGERENVIVSVSDQGCGIPRDRIAKLGRPFYTTKEKGTGLGMMVSYNIIKNHQGDIQVESEVGKGTTFHISLPVFQNHDDLQKYRMAKARACKSSENISIDV; from the coding sequence ATGAAGGAGCGGATAATAGAAAACATTGCTTCTGAAACGGGGCAGGAACAATTTTTACAGATTATTATGAATTCGATTCCTGATTTTGTGAATCTTAAGGATAAAGACGGTCGTTGGCTTTTTGCCAATCAGGCTGCTATTCGAACTTTTCGAATGGAAGGTGATATTTATAAAGGAAAAACCGATGTGGAGTTAGAGCCTTATTGCGCTCTTTCATATGATGAACTTCTCCATTGTGAAAAAACAGATGAGCAGGCATGGAAGAATGGAGGAGAAACTCGATTTGAAGAGGTTTTTGTAAATGAGGATGGGGAAACGACCATTTTTGATGTAATTAAAATCCCTATTTTTCATCATAATGGTGAAAGACAATTCCTTTTAGTTATCTCCCGTGATATCACAATACGAAAGCATGCGGAAGAAGTTATTCAAAAGGTACATACTTTAAACATTATTGGGGAATTAGCGGCAGGGGTAGCGCATGAAATCAGAAATCCATTAACTTCTTTAAAAGGGTTTACGCAATTGCTTCATAGGGATATAGGTGAAAGAAAGGACTATGCTCAAATTATGATGGAAGAGCTAAAGCGCATCGAAGAGATTACTACTGAGTTTTTGATGCTGGCTAAGCCACAAAAGATCAAGTACCAACAAGAAAATATAATTTCCATAATAAATAGAAGCATCACACTTGTAAATCAGCAGGCTATTCTCAAGAATATTGAGGTAGAACTAGATTTCGAACTAAATATTCATAATATTCAGTGTGAGGCGAATCACTTAAATCAAGTTTTTATTAATGTGTTAAAGAATGCAATTGACTCTATGGAAGGTCAGGGAAAAGTAACGGTTAGAGTGAAAGTAGGAGAGCGTGAGAATGTTATCGTTTCTGTGAGCGATCAAGGCTGTGGGATACCAAGGGACAGAATAGCGAAACTTGGACGACCGTTCTATACAACGAAAGAAAAGGGAACAGGTCTAGGAATGATGGTAAGTTACAATATTATAAAAAACCATCAAGGGGATATTCAGGTAGAAAGCGAAGTTGGTAAAGGAACTACTTTTCATATTAGTCTTCCAGTGTTTCAAAATCATGATGATTTACAGAAGTATAGGATGGCTAAGGCTAGGGCATGTAAAAGTAGTGAGAACATAAGTATAGATGTATAG